In the Plectropomus leopardus isolate mb chromosome 5, YSFRI_Pleo_2.0, whole genome shotgun sequence genome, one interval contains:
- the sh3bgr gene encoding SH3 domain-binding glutamic acid-rich protein isoform X8 → MVIKVFLASSSGSTAIKKKQQDVVGFLEALKVDYTQLDIAGNEENRMWMRQNVPDDKKPANGIPLPPQIFNEDGYCGDYETFFDAKEDNSVYAFLGLPPPPGSKEAEQAEKAHIVENGTQAEETNAEENVDDSIARAEEEEEQEEEDLQSEDEEELRQLEEQDQQGSEEEEEAEVEEEEEAE, encoded by the exons ATCAAGAAGAAGCAGCAAGATGTGGTCGGCTTCCTGGAGGCTCTTAAAGTGGACTATACCCAGCTAGACATCGCCGGCAACGAGGAGAACCGCATGTGGATGAGGCAGAATGTCCCTGACGACAAGAAGCCCGCCAACGGTATCCCCCTGCCCCCTCAGATCTTCAATGAGGACGGCTACTGTGGG GACTATGAAACATTCTTCGATGCCAAAGAGGACAACTCTGTGTATGCCTTCCTGGggctgcctcctcctcctggatCAAAG GAAGCAGAACAAGCCGAAAAGGCGCACATTGTGGAGAACGGGACCCAAGCTGAAGAAACTAATGCAGAGGAGAACGTGGATGACTCAATA GCCCgggcagaggaggaagaagaacaG GAGGAAGAGGATTTGCAGTCAGAG GACGAAGAAGAGCTGCGACAGCTTGAG GAGCAAGACCAACAAGGCAGTGAG gaagaagaagaggctgAAGTAGAAGAG GAGGAAGAGGCTGAGTAG
- the sh3bgr gene encoding SH3 domain-binding glutamic acid-rich protein isoform X6: MVIKVFLASSSGSTAIKKKQQDVVGFLEALKVDYTQLDIAGNEENRMWMRQNVPDDKKPANGIPLPPQIFNEDGYCGDYETFFDAKEDNSVYAFLGLPPPPGSKEAEQAEKAHIVENGTQAEETNAEENVDDSIEVPVEERNGDAHGEEEEEEGEVGEEEEIAEEETADDEITEGETAGDEAPAEEEEEETDEATEDTARAEEEEEQEEEEAEVEEEEEAE, translated from the exons ATCAAGAAGAAGCAGCAAGATGTGGTCGGCTTCCTGGAGGCTCTTAAAGTGGACTATACCCAGCTAGACATCGCCGGCAACGAGGAGAACCGCATGTGGATGAGGCAGAATGTCCCTGACGACAAGAAGCCCGCCAACGGTATCCCCCTGCCCCCTCAGATCTTCAATGAGGACGGCTACTGTGGG GACTATGAAACATTCTTCGATGCCAAAGAGGACAACTCTGTGTATGCCTTCCTGGggctgcctcctcctcctggatCAAAG GAAGCAGAACAAGCCGAAAAGGCGCACATTGTGGAGAACGGGACCCAAGCTGAAGAAACTAATGCAGAGGAGAACGTGGATGACTCAATA GAGGTCCCAGTGGAGGAGCGCAATGGGGATGCAcacggagaggaggaggaggaggaaggagaggttggagaggaggaggagatagCAGAGGAAGAGACTGCAGATGATGAAATCACGGAAGGAGAAACAGCAGGAGACGAGGcccctgcagaggaggaggaggaggaaacagacGAGGCCACAGAGGACACA GCCCgggcagaggaggaagaagaacaG gaagaagaagaggctgAAGTAGAAGAG GAGGAAGAGGCTGAGTAG
- the igsf5b gene encoding butyrophilin subfamily 3 member A1 isoform X1, with protein MDVFSVLVLLLSCRIQAVGAQMKLSPETLTVVRGEEARFTCSAPNTQWTVMVWLLNGTAVLTISREIGVLPSINPNVTAEKSSGRDSWVFVLKNTERQNQGQVTCDLQGIDRKTANLFVQEKGSVKVVGDDRLAFKGQSILFECQAAGWYPQPALQWHVNDKKVSQAEYNISSQESGKSLFTVTSNLSVTAAKSSHVVCLASVSALPIPLKSSVHLTVVAEVVQEEDDCTIPLAVTASLSAVLLLLLLCVCTVLWYRQRRQAKPGPQDSIWFNQSVSGRGPVAEATGGKVNLGYSSEGLTDAVYNELIMATRRQKDFVSFHKVPDVVSSSNLSLHHESQAQVCPSEENSKNVRRITTV; from the exons ATGGACGTCTTTTCTGTCTTAGTGCTACTACTTTCATGCAGGATTCAAG CAGTCGGAGCTCAGATGAAGCTTTCACCTGAAACACTAACTGTGGTGCGAGGAGAGGAGGCACGGTTTACCTGCAGTGCCCCAAACACCCAGTGGACCGTTATGGTGTGGCTGCTGAACGGTACAGCGGTTCTCACCATCTCCAGGGAGATTGGTGTCCTGCCCTCTATCAACCCTAATGTGACGGCTGAGAAAAGCTCGGGGCGAGACAGCTGGGTGTTTGTTCTGAAGAACACAGAGAGGCAAAACCAGGGACAAGTGACCTGCGACCTCCAGGGCATTGATAGGAAAACAGCAAACCTGTTTGTACAAG AAAAGGGTAGCGTGAAAGTCGTTGGGGATGACAGGTTGGCTTTTAAGGGTCAGTCGATCCTGTTTGAGTGCCAAGCAGCAGGATGGTACCCTCAACCCGCTTTACAGTGGCATGTGAATGACAAAAAG GTGAGCCAGGCTGAATACAACATCAGCAGTCAAGAGTCAGGGAAGAGCCTCTTCACTGTGACCAGCAACCTCAGCGTTACAGCAGCCAAGAGCTCTCATGTGGTTTGTCTGGCCTCTGTATCTGCCCTCCCCATACCACTGAAAAGCAGCGTCCATCTCACAGTGG TTGCAGAGGTGGTGCAGGAAGAAGATGACTGCACAATCCCCCTGGCGGTAACggcctccctctctgctgttctgctgctcctcctgctctgtgtctgcacCGTCCTCTGGTACAGACAAAGGAGACAAGCAA aACCTGGCCCACAGGACTCAATATG GTTCAACCAATCAGTAAGCGGGAGAGGCCCGGTTGCTGAGGCGACAGGGGGGAAGGTCAACCTGGGATACTCTAGTGAGGGCCTCACAG ATGCAGTTTACAATGAGCTAATCATGGCAACTCGTAGGCAGAAGGACTTTGTCAGCTTTCACAAG GTCCCGGACGTCGTGTCCTCCAGCAACCTGTCTCTGCACCATGAGAGCCAAGCTCAGGTGTGTCCATCAGAGGAAAACTCCAAGAATGTCAGGAGAATTACCACAGTTTAA
- the sh3bgr gene encoding SH3 domain-binding glutamic acid-rich protein isoform X2, which translates to MVIKVFLASSSGSTAIKKKQQDVVGFLEALKVDYTQLDIAGNEENRMWMRQNVPDDKKPANGIPLPPQIFNEDGYCGDYETFFDAKEDNSVYAFLGLPPPPGSKEAEQAEKAHIVENGTQAEETNAEENVDDSIEVPVEERNGDAHGEEEEEEGEVGEEEEIAEEETADDEITEGETAGDEAPAEEEEEETDEATEDTARAEEEEEQEEEDLQSEDEEELRQLEEQDQQGSEEEEEAEVEEEEEAE; encoded by the exons ATCAAGAAGAAGCAGCAAGATGTGGTCGGCTTCCTGGAGGCTCTTAAAGTGGACTATACCCAGCTAGACATCGCCGGCAACGAGGAGAACCGCATGTGGATGAGGCAGAATGTCCCTGACGACAAGAAGCCCGCCAACGGTATCCCCCTGCCCCCTCAGATCTTCAATGAGGACGGCTACTGTGGG GACTATGAAACATTCTTCGATGCCAAAGAGGACAACTCTGTGTATGCCTTCCTGGggctgcctcctcctcctggatCAAAG GAAGCAGAACAAGCCGAAAAGGCGCACATTGTGGAGAACGGGACCCAAGCTGAAGAAACTAATGCAGAGGAGAACGTGGATGACTCAATA GAGGTCCCAGTGGAGGAGCGCAATGGGGATGCAcacggagaggaggaggaggaggaaggagaggttggagaggaggaggagatagCAGAGGAAGAGACTGCAGATGATGAAATCACGGAAGGAGAAACAGCAGGAGACGAGGcccctgcagaggaggaggaggaggaaacagacGAGGCCACAGAGGACACA GCCCgggcagaggaggaagaagaacaG GAGGAAGAGGATTTGCAGTCAGAG GACGAAGAAGAGCTGCGACAGCTTGAG GAGCAAGACCAACAAGGCAGTGAG gaagaagaagaggctgAAGTAGAAGAG GAGGAAGAGGCTGAGTAG
- the sh3bgr gene encoding SH3 domain-binding glutamic acid-rich protein isoform X3, translated as MVIKVFLASSSGSTAIKKKQQDVVGFLEALKVDYTQLDIAGNEENRMWMRQNVPDDKKPANGIPLPPQIFNEDGYCGDYETFFDAKEDNSVYAFLGLPPPPGSKEAEQAEKAHIVENGTQAEETNAEENVDDSIEVPVEERNGDAHGEEEEEEGEVGEEEEIAEEETADDEITEGETAGDEAPAEEEEEETDEATEDTARAEEEEEQDEEELRQLEEQDQQGSEEEEEEQEEELEETQEEEAE; from the exons ATCAAGAAGAAGCAGCAAGATGTGGTCGGCTTCCTGGAGGCTCTTAAAGTGGACTATACCCAGCTAGACATCGCCGGCAACGAGGAGAACCGCATGTGGATGAGGCAGAATGTCCCTGACGACAAGAAGCCCGCCAACGGTATCCCCCTGCCCCCTCAGATCTTCAATGAGGACGGCTACTGTGGG GACTATGAAACATTCTTCGATGCCAAAGAGGACAACTCTGTGTATGCCTTCCTGGggctgcctcctcctcctggatCAAAG GAAGCAGAACAAGCCGAAAAGGCGCACATTGTGGAGAACGGGACCCAAGCTGAAGAAACTAATGCAGAGGAGAACGTGGATGACTCAATA GAGGTCCCAGTGGAGGAGCGCAATGGGGATGCAcacggagaggaggaggaggaggaaggagaggttggagaggaggaggagatagCAGAGGAAGAGACTGCAGATGATGAAATCACGGAAGGAGAAACAGCAGGAGACGAGGcccctgcagaggaggaggaggaggaaacagacGAGGCCACAGAGGACACA GCCCgggcagaggaggaagaagaacaG GACGAAGAAGAGCTGCGACAGCTTGAG GAGCAAGACCAACAAGGCAGTGAG gaagaagaagaagaacaagaagaagaatTGGAAGAAACACAG GAGGAAGAGGCTGAGTAG
- the sh3bgr gene encoding SH3 domain-binding glutamic acid-rich protein isoform X7 codes for MVIKVFLASSSGSTAIKKKQQDVVGFLEALKVDYTQLDIAGNEENRMWMRQNVPDDKKPANGIPLPPQIFNEDGYCGDYETFFDAKEDNSVYAFLGLPPPPGSKEAEQAEKAHIVENGTQAEETNAEENVDDSIEVPVEERNGDAHGEEEEEEGEVGEEEEIAEEETADDEITEGETAGDEAPAEEEEEETDEATEDTARAEEEEEQEEEAE; via the exons ATCAAGAAGAAGCAGCAAGATGTGGTCGGCTTCCTGGAGGCTCTTAAAGTGGACTATACCCAGCTAGACATCGCCGGCAACGAGGAGAACCGCATGTGGATGAGGCAGAATGTCCCTGACGACAAGAAGCCCGCCAACGGTATCCCCCTGCCCCCTCAGATCTTCAATGAGGACGGCTACTGTGGG GACTATGAAACATTCTTCGATGCCAAAGAGGACAACTCTGTGTATGCCTTCCTGGggctgcctcctcctcctggatCAAAG GAAGCAGAACAAGCCGAAAAGGCGCACATTGTGGAGAACGGGACCCAAGCTGAAGAAACTAATGCAGAGGAGAACGTGGATGACTCAATA GAGGTCCCAGTGGAGGAGCGCAATGGGGATGCAcacggagaggaggaggaggaggaaggagaggttggagaggaggaggagatagCAGAGGAAGAGACTGCAGATGATGAAATCACGGAAGGAGAAACAGCAGGAGACGAGGcccctgcagaggaggaggaggaggaaacagacGAGGCCACAGAGGACACA GCCCgggcagaggaggaagaagaacaG GAGGAAGAGGCTGAGTAG
- the igsf5b gene encoding butyrophilin subfamily 2 member A2 isoform X2, protein MDVFSVLVLLLSCRIQAVGAQMKLSPETLTVVRGEEARFTCSAPNTQWTVMVWLLNGTAVLTISREIGVLPSINPNVTAEKSSGRDSWVFVLKNTERQNQGQVTCDLQGIDRKTANLFVQEKGSVKVVGDDRLAFKGQSILFECQAAGWYPQPALQWHVNDKKVSQAEYNISSQESGKSLFTVTSNLSVTAAKSSHVVCLASVSALPIPLKSSVHLTVVAEVVQEEDDCTIPLAVTASLSAVLLLLLLCVCTVLWYRQRRQAKPGPQDSIWFNQSVSGRGPVAEATGGKVNLGYSSEGLTGPGRRVLQQPVSAP, encoded by the exons ATGGACGTCTTTTCTGTCTTAGTGCTACTACTTTCATGCAGGATTCAAG CAGTCGGAGCTCAGATGAAGCTTTCACCTGAAACACTAACTGTGGTGCGAGGAGAGGAGGCACGGTTTACCTGCAGTGCCCCAAACACCCAGTGGACCGTTATGGTGTGGCTGCTGAACGGTACAGCGGTTCTCACCATCTCCAGGGAGATTGGTGTCCTGCCCTCTATCAACCCTAATGTGACGGCTGAGAAAAGCTCGGGGCGAGACAGCTGGGTGTTTGTTCTGAAGAACACAGAGAGGCAAAACCAGGGACAAGTGACCTGCGACCTCCAGGGCATTGATAGGAAAACAGCAAACCTGTTTGTACAAG AAAAGGGTAGCGTGAAAGTCGTTGGGGATGACAGGTTGGCTTTTAAGGGTCAGTCGATCCTGTTTGAGTGCCAAGCAGCAGGATGGTACCCTCAACCCGCTTTACAGTGGCATGTGAATGACAAAAAG GTGAGCCAGGCTGAATACAACATCAGCAGTCAAGAGTCAGGGAAGAGCCTCTTCACTGTGACCAGCAACCTCAGCGTTACAGCAGCCAAGAGCTCTCATGTGGTTTGTCTGGCCTCTGTATCTGCCCTCCCCATACCACTGAAAAGCAGCGTCCATCTCACAGTGG TTGCAGAGGTGGTGCAGGAAGAAGATGACTGCACAATCCCCCTGGCGGTAACggcctccctctctgctgttctgctgctcctcctgctctgtgtctgcacCGTCCTCTGGTACAGACAAAGGAGACAAGCAA aACCTGGCCCACAGGACTCAATATG GTTCAACCAATCAGTAAGCGGGAGAGGCCCGGTTGCTGAGGCGACAGGGGGGAAGGTCAACCTGGGATACTCTAGTGAGGGCCTCACAG GTCCCGGACGTCGTGTCCTCCAGCAACCTGTCTCTGCACCATGA
- the sh3bgr gene encoding SH3 domain-binding glutamic acid-rich protein isoform X4, producing MVIKVFLASSSGSTAIKKKQQDVVGFLEALKVDYTQLDIAGNEENRMWMRQNVPDDKKPANGIPLPPQIFNEDGYCGDYETFFDAKEDNSVYAFLGLPPPPGSKEAEQAEKAHIVENGTQAEETNAEENVDDSIEVPVEERNGDAHGEEEEEEGEVGEEEEIAEEETADDEITEGETAGDEAPAEEEEEETDEATEDTARAEEEEEQEEEDLQSEDEEELRQLEEEEEAEVEEEEEAE from the exons ATCAAGAAGAAGCAGCAAGATGTGGTCGGCTTCCTGGAGGCTCTTAAAGTGGACTATACCCAGCTAGACATCGCCGGCAACGAGGAGAACCGCATGTGGATGAGGCAGAATGTCCCTGACGACAAGAAGCCCGCCAACGGTATCCCCCTGCCCCCTCAGATCTTCAATGAGGACGGCTACTGTGGG GACTATGAAACATTCTTCGATGCCAAAGAGGACAACTCTGTGTATGCCTTCCTGGggctgcctcctcctcctggatCAAAG GAAGCAGAACAAGCCGAAAAGGCGCACATTGTGGAGAACGGGACCCAAGCTGAAGAAACTAATGCAGAGGAGAACGTGGATGACTCAATA GAGGTCCCAGTGGAGGAGCGCAATGGGGATGCAcacggagaggaggaggaggaggaaggagaggttggagaggaggaggagatagCAGAGGAAGAGACTGCAGATGATGAAATCACGGAAGGAGAAACAGCAGGAGACGAGGcccctgcagaggaggaggaggaggaaacagacGAGGCCACAGAGGACACA GCCCgggcagaggaggaagaagaacaG GAGGAAGAGGATTTGCAGTCAGAG GACGAAGAAGAGCTGCGACAGCTTGAG gaagaagaagaggctgAAGTAGAAGAG GAGGAAGAGGCTGAGTAG
- the sh3bgr gene encoding SH3 domain-binding glutamic acid-rich protein isoform X5: MVIKVFLASSSGSTAIKKKQQDVVGFLEALKVDYTQLDIAGNEENRMWMRQNVPDDKKPANGIPLPPQIFNEDGYCGDYETFFDAKEDNSVYAFLGLPPPPGSKEAEQAEKAHIVENGTQAEETNAEENVDDSIEVPVEERNGDAHGEEEEEEGEVGEEEEIAEEETADDEITEGETAGDEAPAEEEEEETDEATEDTARAEEEEEQDEEELRQLEEEEEAEVEEEEEAE, encoded by the exons ATCAAGAAGAAGCAGCAAGATGTGGTCGGCTTCCTGGAGGCTCTTAAAGTGGACTATACCCAGCTAGACATCGCCGGCAACGAGGAGAACCGCATGTGGATGAGGCAGAATGTCCCTGACGACAAGAAGCCCGCCAACGGTATCCCCCTGCCCCCTCAGATCTTCAATGAGGACGGCTACTGTGGG GACTATGAAACATTCTTCGATGCCAAAGAGGACAACTCTGTGTATGCCTTCCTGGggctgcctcctcctcctggatCAAAG GAAGCAGAACAAGCCGAAAAGGCGCACATTGTGGAGAACGGGACCCAAGCTGAAGAAACTAATGCAGAGGAGAACGTGGATGACTCAATA GAGGTCCCAGTGGAGGAGCGCAATGGGGATGCAcacggagaggaggaggaggaggaaggagaggttggagaggaggaggagatagCAGAGGAAGAGACTGCAGATGATGAAATCACGGAAGGAGAAACAGCAGGAGACGAGGcccctgcagaggaggaggaggaggaaacagacGAGGCCACAGAGGACACA GCCCgggcagaggaggaagaagaacaG GACGAAGAAGAGCTGCGACAGCTTGAG gaagaagaagaggctgAAGTAGAAGAG GAGGAAGAGGCTGAGTAG
- the sh3bgr gene encoding SH3 domain-binding glutamic acid-rich protein isoform X1 has translation MVIKVFLASSSGSTAIKKKQQDVVGFLEALKVDYTQLDIAGNEENRMWMRQNVPDDKKPANGIPLPPQIFNEDGYCGDYETFFDAKEDNSVYAFLGLPPPPGSKEAEQAEKAHIVENGTQAEETNAEENVDDSIEVPVEERNGDAHGEEEEEEGEVGEEEEIAEEETADDEITEGETAGDEAPAEEEEEETDEATEDTARAEEEEEQEEEDLQSEDEEELRQLEVDSCDFFLTLSPSSVSFYASFTTT, from the exons ATCAAGAAGAAGCAGCAAGATGTGGTCGGCTTCCTGGAGGCTCTTAAAGTGGACTATACCCAGCTAGACATCGCCGGCAACGAGGAGAACCGCATGTGGATGAGGCAGAATGTCCCTGACGACAAGAAGCCCGCCAACGGTATCCCCCTGCCCCCTCAGATCTTCAATGAGGACGGCTACTGTGGG GACTATGAAACATTCTTCGATGCCAAAGAGGACAACTCTGTGTATGCCTTCCTGGggctgcctcctcctcctggatCAAAG GAAGCAGAACAAGCCGAAAAGGCGCACATTGTGGAGAACGGGACCCAAGCTGAAGAAACTAATGCAGAGGAGAACGTGGATGACTCAATA GAGGTCCCAGTGGAGGAGCGCAATGGGGATGCAcacggagaggaggaggaggaggaaggagaggttggagaggaggaggagatagCAGAGGAAGAGACTGCAGATGATGAAATCACGGAAGGAGAAACAGCAGGAGACGAGGcccctgcagaggaggaggaggaggaaacagacGAGGCCACAGAGGACACA GCCCgggcagaggaggaagaagaacaG GAGGAAGAGGATTTGCAGTCAGAG GACGAAGAAGAGCTGCGACAGCTTGAGGTAgattcatgtgatttttttttaaccttatcGCCTTCCTCAGTTTCTTTTTATGCTTCCTTCACCACCACCTAG